ATTATTGACGAACCTTAACGCCAGTTTCCTTAAATGCCTTGTCCATAACCTTCTTCAATTGATCTGCAGAAGCAGTCATCAATTCTTGTTCCTTGTCACTTAATGGCATTTCAATGATTTGTTCAAGACCCTTACGGCCAACAACTGCAGGAGTACCAATGTGAATGTCATGTAAGCCATATTGACCGTCCATAGGAACTGAAAGTGGAAGTACACGGTGTTCATCGTTCAAGATAGCCTTAGCGATCATTGCTGAAGCAGTACCGATTCCGTAGAAAGTAGCACCCTTCTTGTTAATGATTTCGTAAGCCATGTTAGCAACTTCCTTGTGGATGTCTTCAAGCTTAGATTCATCCATACCGTGAGCCTTAACCCAGTCACTAACCTTTACGCCACCAACATTGTTGTAGCTCCATGCTGGGAATTCAGTATCACCGTGTTCACCAAGCATGTAAGCATTAACTGAACGTGGGTCAACATGTTCCATTTCACCGATAACCTTTTGAAGACGACCAGTATCAAGTGAAGTACCTGAACCGATAACACGATCCTTAGGGAAACCTGACATTTTCCAAGTTGCGTGGGTTAAAATATCAACTGGGTTAGCAACAACTAAGAAAATACCTTCAAAGCCTGATTCAACAACTGGTTCAACGATTGATGATAAAATCTTCAAGTTCTTGTTAACAAGGTCAAGACGAGTTTCGCCTGGCTTTTGTGGAGCACCAGCAGTGATAACTACTAAGTCTGCATCCTTACAGTCAGGGTAGTCAGCTGCATAGATATTCTTTGGTGAAGTCCAAGGGGTAGCATCAGCTAAGTCAATTGCGTCACCTTCAACGTGTTCCTTAGCGATATCAATAATACCCAATTCTTCGGCGATACCTTGTTGTACCATTGAGAATGCGAAGGTTGAACCTACAGCACCATCACCAACAAGAATAACTTTACGAGGTCTTTCATCTCTTGGCATAAATAAAAATCTCCTTTTTTATTAGTGATATTTTTAACAAAATGAATTATACCATGATAGCAAGCATTAATAAAATTATTATTTCCTAATTGTGCTATTATATGTAAGATTGTGTGCATAGTGAGGAGTAAAAATAATGAAGATAATTGCAGGTTTAGGTAATCCAGGACAAAAATATGATAAAACAAAGCATAATACTGGTTTCATGACAATGGATCATTATTTGAATGAAAAGGGTTTGTCACTGGATAAAGATAAATTTGAAGGTCATTGGACTAAGCAAAAAATAAATGGTGAAGATGTAATTTTGCTTGAGCCGCAAACCTTTATGAATGAATCAGGTCGTTCAGTTAGTCAAGTGGCTAACTTCTTTAAGGTTGATCCAGCAGATGTGCTAATTATTCAAGATGATATGGATATGCCAATTGGTAAAATTAGAATTAGAGCTAATGGCAAATCTGGTGGACATAATGGAATTAAAAGCATCATTCGAGATTTAGGGACGGAAAAGTTTAATCGTTTGAAGATTGGTATTCGTCATCCGAAAAATACAACGGTTGTTTCATGGGTTTTGACACCATTTAATGATGAACAACAAAAATTGATGGATGATGCATTTGCGACAAGTGTAGATATTATTGACGACTTTATCAGCGGACATGGTAGTCAATATTTAATGAATAAATATAATTAAAATGCGTTTAACAGAGATTTTAGATAAAGATCAAGATTTAAATAATTTTATTTCAAAAACAAAACAAGTAAAAAATTCACTAATCACTGGCGCTAATGCCGGTGCTTTTAGTCTATTGCTAAAACAGATAACAACTAAATTAGCAGTTCCTCTTATTTTAATTGAAGAAAACGAAAGTAAAGCACAAAACTTATATGGTGAACTCAGTGCCATTATGGCAGATGAAACTGTGCAAATTTTTCCAGTAGATGCTACAATTGCAACGCAAACGGCAGTTAGTTCGCCTGATGAACTGAGCAGCCGAATTCAGGCACTTAATTTTTTGTTAAGTGGTAAGGCAGGAATAGTGGTAACAACGCCGCAGGGGCTGCAATACAAACTGACCAATCCAACTGATTTTGCGCAGGCAAAGCGGAGTTTTGAGCCAGGTCAAGAATATGAACTAAAAGAACTCAATGAATGGTTGCTTGCTTCAGGGTATCAGCGTGATTCTTTGATAGCACGGCCAGGCGAATTCGCCATCCGTGGTGATATTTTAGATGTTTATCCACTAGATCGAGAAAATCCCGTGCGAATCGAATTCTTTGGTGACGAAATAGATACAATTAAGGAATTCGATTTAGCTAGTCAACGGAGTCAAAAAGAGTTAGACAAAGTAGAAGTTGCAGCAGCTCAAGATCGAGTTTTTACTAAGGATGCAATTGCGGCAGCGGCTAAGAAAATTGAACAAGATATGGCCAATGCACCAGCTCCCGCTAAAGCTGTCAAGGACCACTTTGCGGCAGTTCTTGATGAATTAAACGATGGCGGTTTACCTAAAAACTATGCTTTCTTAATTGACTATTTGCTTGAAATTTCTAGTAGTTTACTCGAATATTTGCCTAAAAATGGGCAGATTTTATTTGACGATTTGCCTTTAATTAATCAAGCAGTTGAAACAGTTGATAAGCAAAACGCTGCTTTTATTAATGATGAACTAAAAACTGGTGCAATGTTGCCAGGGCAAAGCTTGCGGTCAGATTATACAAAGATTCTGAGCAAAGATAAGCACCATCGTATTTATTTCTCATTGTTTCAACGAAGCATGGGACGACTGCGCTTAGGCCAGATGCTCAATTGGTCAACACGTGAGCCAGAACAATTCTTTAGTCAAATGCCGCTGATTAAGTCAGAATTAGAATCTTATCAAAAGGCGGGGCAAACCGTCATTTTACAGGCTGATAATGAAAAAAGAGCACAGCAAATTGATCAAACAATGGTTGATTTTGGCTTAAATTTACCAATTGTTGGTGCAGACGAAATTGTTGAACAACGGACACAAATTGTAGTTGATGGCTTTGTTAGTGGCTTTAGTTTACCAACAGTTAAATTGGTATATCTAACGGAGCGTGAACTATTTAATAAGCGCCCACAACGTAAAAAAAGAATTAAGACACTGGAGAATGCCCAGCGTTTGCGCAATTATACTGAACTGAAGCCAGGGGATTATGTTGTTCATGTTAACCATGGGATTGGTCGGTTTGAAGGAATCAAGACTTTAGAAAATAATGGTACCAAGCGTGACTATATTACGATTACCTACCAGCATGGTGATCAGCTTTTTGTACCAGCAGATCAATTAAGCTTAGTACAAAAATACGTTGGTTCAGAAGGTAAGACACCACATATTAATAAGCTAGGTGGTAGTGAGTGGGCTAAAACCAAGCGTAAGGTTCAATCTAAAGTTGAAGATATTGCGGATGATTTGATTGAACTTTATGCCAAACGTGAATCAGAAAAAGGCTTTGCTTTTTCACCTGATGATGATCTACAAAAACAATTTGAAGATGCCTTTCCTTATCCAGAAACACCTGATCAATTGCGATCGGTTAAAGAAATTAAGCAAGATATGGAAAGCTCGAAGCCAATGGACCGTCTTTTAGTAGGGGATGTTGGTTTTGGAAAAACTGAGGTAGCCTTACGAGCAGCTTTTAAGGCAATTCAGGATAATAAACAAGTAGCCTTTTTAGTACCCACCACTATTTTGGCGCAACAACACTATGAGACGATTCAAGATCGCTTCAAAGATTTCCCAGTCAATACTGCTATGCTATCTCGTTTTCAAACGCTAGTTGAATCAAAGGAAATTATTGAAGGGCTAAAAAATGGCAAGATAGATTTGGTTGTTGGGACTCACCGTATTTTGTCTCAAGATGTAAAATTCAAGAATCTAGGATTGTTAATTGTTGACGAGGAGCAGCGGTTTGGCGTTAAGCACAAGGAAAAGTTAAAGCAGTTGAAGGCAAATATTGATGTTTTGACATTAACAGCTACGCCAATACCGCGAACGCTTCATATGTCAATGGTAGGTGTGCGTGATCTCTCAGTAATGGAAACGCCACCTCAAAACAGATACCCTATTCAAACTTATGTGATGGAACAAATTTCTAGTGTAGTAAGGGATGCATGCTTGCGTGAAATGCAACGTGATGGACAGGTCTTTTATTTACATAATCGGATTAGTGATATCGATGAAACTGTCGAAAAACTGCAGGAATTGATGCCACAGGCGCGAATTGCAGCTGCCCATGGTCGAATGAGTCAGAATCAGTTGGAAGATATTCTTTATCGCTTCCTGAATCGCGAGTTTGATATCTTGGTTACGACTACGATTATTGAAACAGGAATTGATATGCCCAATGTCAATACAATGATCATTGAAGATGCTGACCACTATGGTCTAAGTCAGTTGTATCAATTGCGGGGTAGAATTGGCCGTAGTGCTCGTTTGGCTTATGCTTACTTCTTGTATAAGCCAAATAAAGTTTTAACTGAGGTTGGTGAAAAACGGCTTGATGCGATCCGTGACTTCACTGAACTGGGTTCTGGTTTCAAAATAGCAATGCGTGACTTATCAATTCGTGGTGCTGGAAATATGCTGGGTGCACAACAGCATGGCTTTATTGATAGCGTTGGTTATGATTTGTACTCACAAATGCTGGCTGATGCAATTAAACAGCGTAAGGGGAAGACAACAGTCAAAAAGTCAAACGCAGAAATCGACCTTGGACTTGAGGCTTATATTCCAGATTCGTATATCGGTGATCAAGAAGAAAAAATTGAATTTTACAAAAAGATTAAAGCCGTCTCAAGTCAGGAAGAATTAGGTAAAATTGAAGATGAATTAATCGATCGTTTTGGTGACTATCCAACGGCCGTCGAGAATTTATTAGCTGTTGCCGGTCTAAAGGTTGATGCTGACATGGCTCAAGTGCTCAATGTGGTTAAAACTGACGATAAGATTAAAGTGGAATTTACGAACGCAGCTTCACGCGAACTTGAGGGACCTAATATTTTTAAGGCATTGGAGCATGTAAGCTTAAAGGCTCGCATTAGTATGAATCAAGAAAAAAGAATGGTTGTCTTACTATTGTTGCCGGATAAAATGAAGAATCGTGTTTTATTCAATGAACTGGCAACCTTTTTACAGGCAGCAAGCGACATTGTACAAAGGTAACTGTAGGAGAAAAATATGAGGATTGATAAATTTTTAAAAGTTTCACGATTAGTTAAGAGAAGAACCGTAGCTAAAGAAATGGCTGATCAAGGTAGAATCAAAGTCAATGGTCGAGTTGTAAAATCAAGCTACGATGTAAAAATTGATGATATTATTGAAGTAGGTTACGGCGCCAAAACCATCAAGGCTAAGGTGTTAAATATTCGCGAGACCACGAAAAAAGCAGAAGCAAGTGAACTGTACGAGCTAGTTGATTAATGACTTTTGATTAAATCGTTGTTATACTTGACTTAGTATAGTTATTTAGTAATTAGGGGATTAAACAATGAATCATGGTCCACGTATATATAATTCGTTGAGTCCAGAAGAGCAGAGGGCGCGTCTTAGACGTAAACAGGCTAAACTAGAGAAAGAAACACACCGCAAGCGGTTGAACGTAATTATGGCAGTTTTTGCTATCATTTTCGTTGCTTTAGGTGTACAGATTGCAATCAAGATTTCTCAAACTGGACGACTGAATAATCAAGTACAAGCTGAAAAACAGACTTTAACTAAAGTAAAAAATAAGAGAAATGACTTAGAAACTGAAAAGCAGGATTTGAAGGATCCAAATTATGTTGCTAAGCTGATTCGTTATAAATTCTATTATTCTAAATCAAATGAGAAGATTTATAACGTGCATGAAAGAAATGATGATAACTAATGGAAAAGTATCAAGCTGGTAATCGGGTGACTGGTGTAATTAATAACATTACTGACTTGGGCATCTTTGTTACTTTACCTAATCGGCATTCTGGTTTGGTTCATCATAGTGACTTTGGCAATAATTGGCTACGCGAACGTCGTCGTTATCATGTTGGCGATGAAGTGCGCGTGGTTGTGGTGCACATCCATAAAGGGAGATTTAATTTATCGATCACTCGAGTGAATGATCCGGAATTAGTTGACCATGATAATCAATTTTCTAAGACAAAGCCAGCTGATTTTGATCAAGTCCTGAATCAAACAACGCGGGATGCTAAAGAAGAAATTGAAAAGCTAAAGCAAGTATTAACTGAGAATTAAGGGATGGTCCGAAAGGGCCATTTTTTGTTAGAAAAATAATGAAAATTAATGATTTTTTTGAACAACATCAGATTGACTTAAAGGATAAAAGACTATTAGTAGCCGCAAGTGCGGGACCGGATTCCATGGCTTTACTAGATATGCTAGTTAATTTGCAAAAACAACTAAGTTTTACTGTTTTTGCGGCACATTTTGATCATCAATTGCGTGCGGATAGCTCATATGAAGTAGAAGTTTTGCAAAATTATTGTGCTCAAAAGAAGATTTGCCTGTTTAATGGCAAGTGGGATAAACATGATCAGCCCCAAACGGGAATTGAGGCAGCGGCGCGAGAGGCACGATATCATTTTTTGACTAATGTTGCTCATAGCGAGCGAATGAACTATTTATTAACTGCGCATCATGGTGATGATTTGCTAGAAAATATTTTGCTCAAATTTATTCGCTCGGGAAATCCTGAAGAGATGAATAGTTTGCAAGATATCGGCTCTATGCATGGCGTTGTTTTGCTTAGACCACTATTAGCCTATAGTAAGCAAGAATTACTCGAATATGATCAAGAGCGTGAAATTGACTATGTAATAGATTCAACTAATACGGAGGATGAGACTGTTCGAAATCGACTGCGTCATCATGTGGTGCCATTATTAAAAGAGGAGAATCCTAATTTAATTAGTAATGCACTGCGTTTTAGTGAAAAAATGAGTCAATTGACGGATTTGGCGGATGAGCAGTTGAATAGTATGAGAACGGTTGAGCCATTTTTGGGTGCTTGGCGAATTAAAACGGACAACTTAAATGATTTATCTACAGAAGAAAAAAATATTTTTTGGCAAAAGATAATCTGGCAAAAATATCATCGCCGGGTAAATGAAAATTTGGGCAATTTTGAGGTGATTGATTATCAAGGTTATAGTTATTTAGTTGAAAATAAGCCACAGAAAATTGTGCAGCCATTTAGTATCGAACTGAATCAGCAATTTGAATTCAACGGAGCTTATTATTTACTAACTACTGATAGGCAAGCTGATTTGAAAGAAATAGGAAGCTTTTGGCTAGAAAGGGATGCACATTTTACTGCGGGAAGTCTAGTACCTGCTAGCAAATTATTGTTGAAAAATGGTCAACGAGTTAAGGCGAAAAAGAAATTTGCAGAAAAGGCAATTCCCTTTGCCTTGCGCTCTTGCTGCATTTCAATTTATGTTGAAAATGAACCTGTTTTTGTAGAAAAATGTTATCAAAAACAAGACTTTATCACAGATGGTAAACATTATTTCCTATACATTTATTAAGAAGTCTTCAAAATAGGTGAAAATGTTAGTGGTTGCAAGCCAATTTGTGATAGAATTTTAAACGTATAACTTAAAGACTTTGCGGAGGTTTTTTATGAAGAATAACCGGAATCGGCTGCTTTCAAACGGCCTTTTCTATATAGTTGTGTTCCTTCTGCTCCTATGGGGAATCAACTGGGCACTCGGCGGCTCTAACAATAGTGGTAGCTCAGAGAATATCAGTTACTCACAATTTGTTAAAGATTTGCGTCAAGGCAAAGTTAAAAACTTTAGTGTTCAACCTGCTAATGGTGTTTACACTGTTTCAGGTAGTTACAAGACTGCACAAACAACAAAGAATCAATCAAATAATAGTTTTGATTTCTTTAGTAATAATTCAAGTAGAAAAGTTTCGCGCTTCTCTACTACCATGTTACAGAATGATTCTACCGTTTCTAACGCGCAAAACTTGGCACAAAAAAGTAATGCTCGGATGACAACTCAAGGAGAATCACAATCTGGCAATTGGATTTCGACCATTGTCATGCTTGTGCCAACCGTTTTGTTTATCGTCATGCTTTGGATGATGATGAACCAAGGTGGCGCTGGACGTGGTGGTGGCGGCGGAATAATGAATTTCGGTCGTTCACACGTCAAGCCAGAAGATCCTTCTAAGAATAAGGTTCGTTTCTCTGACGTAGCCGGTGAAGAAGAAGAAAAGCAAGAATTAGTCGAAGTAGTTGAATTTTTGAAAGATCCATCTAAGTACACTAAGTTGGGTGCAAGAATCCCATCTGGTGTTTTACTTGAGGGTCCTCCTGGTACTGGTAAGACTTTGCTTGCTCGTGCTGTAGCTGGTGAAGCTAACGTGCCATTTTATTCAATCTCAGGTTCAGACTTCGTTGAAATGTTTGTCGGTGTTGGTGCTAGTCGTGTACGTGACCTGTTTAACAATGCCAAGAAAAATGCACCAAGTATTATCTTTATCGATGAAATTGATGCCATTGGTCGTCGTCGTGGCAATGGCACCGGCGGTGGTAATGATGAACGTGAACAGACTTTGAACCAATTATTGGTTGAAATGGATGGTTTTGAAGGCGATGAAGGTGTTATTGTCATTGCTGCTACTAACCGTTCAGACGTCTTAGACCCAGCTTTGCTTCGTCCTGGTCGTTTTGACCGTAAGGTATTGGTAGGTCGTCCTGACGTTCGTGGTCGTGAAGCTATTTTAAAGGTTCACGCTAAGAACAAGCCACTTGCACCTGATGTTGATTTGAAGGAAGTTGCCCGTCAAACTCCTGGCTTTGTAGGTGCAGATTTGGCTAACGTCTTGAATGAAGCCGCATTAGTTGCTGCTCGTCGTAATGGTACTGAGATTACTGCATCAGATATTGATGAAGCCGAAGACCGTGTGATTGCCGGTCCAGCTAAGAAGGATCGTTTGATTTCTGAAAAAGAAAGAAGACGTGTTGCTTTCCACGAAGCTGGTCACTCAATCTGTGGTTTGGTCTTAAGCGACTCACGTACTGTACGTAAAGTTACTATCGTACCTCGTGGCCGTGCTGGTGGTTATAACATCATGTTGCCTAAAGATGATCAATTCATTTTGACTAAAAAGCAATTATTTGAACAAATTGTTGGTTTGATGGGTGGTCGTGCAGGTGAAGAAGCAACCATTGGTGATAAGTCAACTGGTGCTTCTAACGACTTTGAACAAGCTACTCAAATTGCGCATAGCATGGTAGTTAACTATGGTATGACCGAATCCTTAGGTATGGTTGAGCTTGAAAAGGAAGGCGAAAGCAATCCTTACGGCTTTAAGCCATATAGTGAAGCAACTTCAGCTAAAATTGATGAAGCTGTAAAGAAGATTTTGGATGAAGCTCATGCTAAGGCCCTTGAGATCGTTAAGGACAACAAAGAAAAGCATAGAATCATTGCCGAAGCTTTGCTCAAGTATGAAACCTTGAATGAAAAGCAAATTATGGCCTTGTATAAGACTGGTAAGATGCCTGAAAAAGACGAAGATGAATATCCGAGTGAATCAAAGGCTTCAACTTATGAAGAAGCTAAGGCTGCTGCAGAGAAGCGCGAAGTTGAAAAGGCAGAAAAAAAGGATTCAGATCAAGCATTAGCTGATCAAGAAAAAGATACCTTGGAGACTCCATCTGAAAAGAATCATGAAGTTGAAGAAAATAATCCTGAGAATCCCGAAAAGGATCAATCAGAAAATGAAACTTCAACTCAAGATACTTCTGCAGATGATGAGCATAAAGACAATTAAATAAAAGTAGGGCCTGTCACAGGCTCTATTTTTTTAGAAAAGAAGGATAAAAATGAGTGATTATTTAGTAAAGTCAATTGATAAGACTAAAAACTTACGCTTGTTAACCATTACCGCTAAGGGTGTAGTGAGTGAAGCACAAAAGCGGCACGACTTGTGGTCAGCTTCAGCTGCTGTGCTTGGTCGTACTTTAGTAGGATCTCTTTTACTTGCTGGTGCAGAATTGACAGATAAGGAAGAATTGACAGTCCGTTTATTAGGCAATGGCCCTGTTGGTCCAACCATCGTGACAGCTACCTCCGATTTGAAGGTAAAGGGTTATGTTAAGAATCCACATATTGCTTTACCACCTAAGAAAAATGGTCATATTGATGTGAAAAAGGCTGTTGGACAAGGATGGTTTGAAGTAACTAAGGACCTTGGCTTGAAGGAACCATACACAGGTCAGGTACCAATTGTTTCTGGTGAAATTGCTGAAGATTTTGCTTACTATTTGACTAAGTCAGAACAAATTCCGTCAGCTGTTGGTTTGTCAGTATTTGTTAATCCAAATAATTCAATCGGTGAAGCTGGTGGCTTTATGTTGCAAGCACTTCCTGGTGCTAGTGATGCTTTGATCGATAAAACGATTAAGCGAATTGATGCATTGCCAGCACTCTCAACTTCATTTTTGGATGGAATGACGCCAGAAGACTTAGCACGTAAAATCTTAGGAACCGATTGTAAGATTCTTGAAAAAGATGATGTAGCCTTTAACTGTGATTGTTCTAAAGAAAAGTATGCTGGTATTTTGGAAACTTTGAAGAGCGATCAATTGGAAGCAATGATTAATGAAGATCATGGTGCCGAACTTACTTGCAATTTCTGCGGTAACAAGTATCATTATTCAGAAGATGAATTGAAAGATATTTTAGCTAAAAAGAACAAAGATAAAGATTATTAAGGCAAATAAAGCCCTAAGGTTTTAACCAGCGGGGCTTTTTTGATATCATAATAGTGTAATTTTGAAAGGATGATTTGGTGAATAACAGCTGGAAAATTCGCGATATCACCATTCCAAACCGAGTTGTTGTTGCGCCGATGGCGGGAGTTTCAAACTCTGCATTCCGCGTTGTCTGTAAGGAATTCGGAGCGGGGCTGGTTGTCTGCGAAATGATTTCTGATCATGGGATCATTTATGGAAATAAAAAGACATTAAGTATGATGGATGTTGATCCGCGTGAACACCCAATGAGCATTCAAATCTTTGGCGGAAGCGAGGAAACTTTGCTTCAAGCTGCTCAATATATTGATCAACATACCGATGCGGATATTATTGATATTAATATGGGTTGTCCTGTACCTAAAGTAACAAAGACTGATGCAGGTTCGAAGTGGCTACTTGATTCAAACAAGATTTATCAGATGGTTCACGCAGTAGTGCAGAACGTTAAAAAGCCGGTTTCTGTTAAAATGAGAACAGGCTGGGATAAAAAGCATATTTTTGCTGTAGAAAATGCTTTAGCTGCTCAAGAAGCAGGCGCAAGCATGATTGCGATGCATGGTAGAACACGTAAACAAATGTATCAAGGTGAAGCTGACTGGAAAGTATTACATGATGTTGCCCAGGTGCTAGATGTGCCTTTTGTGGCTAATGGTGATATTAGAACACCCGAATTAGCTAAAAAAGCATTGGATGAGATCGGTTGTACTGCAGTAATGGTCGGTCGTGCTGCCTTAGGTAATCCGTGGATTCTGAAGGATATGGTTCACTATCTTGAAACTGGTGAAAAATTACAACCGCAAACTGTTCGCGAGAAGGTTGAAACGGCCAAACACCAGTTACATGCACTCGTTAAGATTCACGGTGAAAAGCGTGCTGTACCAGAATTTCGACAACAAGCTGCATACTATTTAAAGGGAATTCCCCGTTCGGCCCGTACTCGTGCTAAAATAAATGAGGTCTGGACGCGTCAAGAAGTATATGACTTGCTCGATAATTTTGTTGATGAATATGAAAAAAGAGAAGAAGCTCGTGCTGCACGACGCGCGGTAATGAACAAATAATGGAGGAAAGATAAATT
This is a stretch of genomic DNA from Lactobacillus crispatus. It encodes these proteins:
- a CDS encoding S1 RNA-binding domain-containing protein; this translates as MEKYQAGNRVTGVINNITDLGIFVTLPNRHSGLVHHSDFGNNWLRERRRYHVGDEVRVVVVHIHKGRFNLSITRVNDPELVDHDNQFSKTKPADFDQVLNQTTRDAKEEIEKLKQVLTEN
- the pth gene encoding aminoacyl-tRNA hydrolase, whose amino-acid sequence is MKIIAGLGNPGQKYDKTKHNTGFMTMDHYLNEKGLSLDKDKFEGHWTKQKINGEDVILLEPQTFMNESGRSVSQVANFFKVDPADVLIIQDDMDMPIGKIRIRANGKSGGHNGIKSIIRDLGTEKFNRLKIGIRHPKNTTVVSWVLTPFNDEQQKLMDDAFATSVDIIDDFISGHGSQYLMNKYN
- the tilS gene encoding tRNA lysidine(34) synthetase TilS, translated to MKINDFFEQHQIDLKDKRLLVAASAGPDSMALLDMLVNLQKQLSFTVFAAHFDHQLRADSSYEVEVLQNYCAQKKICLFNGKWDKHDQPQTGIEAAAREARYHFLTNVAHSERMNYLLTAHHGDDLLENILLKFIRSGNPEEMNSLQDIGSMHGVVLLRPLLAYSKQELLEYDQEREIDYVIDSTNTEDETVRNRLRHHVVPLLKEENPNLISNALRFSEKMSQLTDLADEQLNSMRTVEPFLGAWRIKTDNLNDLSTEEKNIFWQKIIWQKYHRRVNENLGNFEVIDYQGYSYLVENKPQKIVQPFSIELNQQFEFNGAYYLLTTDRQADLKEIGSFWLERDAHFTAGSLVPASKLLLKNGQRVKAKKKFAEKAIPFALRSCCISIYVENEPVFVEKCYQKQDFITDGKHYFLYIY
- the ftsH gene encoding ATP-dependent zinc metalloprotease FtsH, with product MKNNRNRLLSNGLFYIVVFLLLLWGINWALGGSNNSGSSENISYSQFVKDLRQGKVKNFSVQPANGVYTVSGSYKTAQTTKNQSNNSFDFFSNNSSRKVSRFSTTMLQNDSTVSNAQNLAQKSNARMTTQGESQSGNWISTIVMLVPTVLFIVMLWMMMNQGGAGRGGGGGIMNFGRSHVKPEDPSKNKVRFSDVAGEEEEKQELVEVVEFLKDPSKYTKLGARIPSGVLLEGPPGTGKTLLARAVAGEANVPFYSISGSDFVEMFVGVGASRVRDLFNNAKKNAPSIIFIDEIDAIGRRRGNGTGGGNDEREQTLNQLLVEMDGFEGDEGVIVIAATNRSDVLDPALLRPGRFDRKVLVGRPDVRGREAILKVHAKNKPLAPDVDLKEVARQTPGFVGADLANVLNEAALVAARRNGTEITASDIDEAEDRVIAGPAKKDRLISEKERRRVAFHEAGHSICGLVLSDSRTVRKVTIVPRGRAGGYNIMLPKDDQFILTKKQLFEQIVGLMGGRAGEEATIGDKSTGASNDFEQATQIAHSMVVNYGMTESLGMVELEKEGESNPYGFKPYSEATSAKIDEAVKKILDEAHAKALEIVKDNKEKHRIIAEALLKYETLNEKQIMALYKTGKMPEKDEDEYPSESKASTYEEAKAAAEKREVEKAEKKDSDQALADQEKDTLETPSEKNHEVEENNPENPEKDQSENETSTQDTSADDEHKDN
- the hslO gene encoding Hsp33 family molecular chaperone HslO, whose product is MSDYLVKSIDKTKNLRLLTITAKGVVSEAQKRHDLWSASAAVLGRTLVGSLLLAGAELTDKEELTVRLLGNGPVGPTIVTATSDLKVKGYVKNPHIALPPKKNGHIDVKKAVGQGWFEVTKDLGLKEPYTGQVPIVSGEIAEDFAYYLTKSEQIPSAVGLSVFVNPNNSIGEAGGFMLQALPGASDALIDKTIKRIDALPALSTSFLDGMTPEDLARKILGTDCKILEKDDVAFNCDCSKEKYAGILETLKSDQLEAMINEDHGAELTCNFCGNKYHYSEDELKDILAKKNKDKDY
- the mfd gene encoding transcription-repair coupling factor: MRLTEILDKDQDLNNFISKTKQVKNSLITGANAGAFSLLLKQITTKLAVPLILIEENESKAQNLYGELSAIMADETVQIFPVDATIATQTAVSSPDELSSRIQALNFLLSGKAGIVVTTPQGLQYKLTNPTDFAQAKRSFEPGQEYELKELNEWLLASGYQRDSLIARPGEFAIRGDILDVYPLDRENPVRIEFFGDEIDTIKEFDLASQRSQKELDKVEVAAAQDRVFTKDAIAAAAKKIEQDMANAPAPAKAVKDHFAAVLDELNDGGLPKNYAFLIDYLLEISSSLLEYLPKNGQILFDDLPLINQAVETVDKQNAAFINDELKTGAMLPGQSLRSDYTKILSKDKHHRIYFSLFQRSMGRLRLGQMLNWSTREPEQFFSQMPLIKSELESYQKAGQTVILQADNEKRAQQIDQTMVDFGLNLPIVGADEIVEQRTQIVVDGFVSGFSLPTVKLVYLTERELFNKRPQRKKRIKTLENAQRLRNYTELKPGDYVVHVNHGIGRFEGIKTLENNGTKRDYITITYQHGDQLFVPADQLSLVQKYVGSEGKTPHINKLGGSEWAKTKRKVQSKVEDIADDLIELYAKRESEKGFAFSPDDDLQKQFEDAFPYPETPDQLRSVKEIKQDMESSKPMDRLLVGDVGFGKTEVALRAAFKAIQDNKQVAFLVPTTILAQQHYETIQDRFKDFPVNTAMLSRFQTLVESKEIIEGLKNGKIDLVVGTHRILSQDVKFKNLGLLIVDEEQRFGVKHKEKLKQLKANIDVLTLTATPIPRTLHMSMVGVRDLSVMETPPQNRYPIQTYVMEQISSVVRDACLREMQRDGQVFYLHNRISDIDETVEKLQELMPQARIAAAHGRMSQNQLEDILYRFLNREFDILVTTTIIETGIDMPNVNTMIIEDADHYGLSQLYQLRGRIGRSARLAYAYFLYKPNKVLTEVGEKRLDAIRDFTELGSGFKIAMRDLSIRGAGNMLGAQQHGFIDSVGYDLYSQMLADAIKQRKGKTTVKKSNAEIDLGLEAYIPDSYIGDQEEKIEFYKKIKAVSSQEELGKIEDELIDRFGDYPTAVENLLAVAGLKVDADMAQVLNVVKTDDKIKVEFTNAASRELEGPNIFKALEHVSLKARISMNQEKRMVVLLLLPDKMKNRVLFNELATFLQAASDIVQR
- a CDS encoding L-lactate dehydrogenase, with product MPRDERPRKVILVGDGAVGSTFAFSMVQQGIAEELGIIDIAKEHVEGDAIDLADATPWTSPKNIYAADYPDCKDADLVVITAGAPQKPGETRLDLVNKNLKILSSIVEPVVESGFEGIFLVVANPVDILTHATWKMSGFPKDRVIGSGTSLDTGRLQKVIGEMEHVDPRSVNAYMLGEHGDTEFPAWSYNNVGGVKVSDWVKAHGMDESKLEDIHKEVANMAYEIINKKGATFYGIGTASAMIAKAILNDEHRVLPLSVPMDGQYGLHDIHIGTPAVVGRKGLEQIIEMPLSDKEQELMTASADQLKKVMDKAFKETGVKVRQ
- a CDS encoding septum formation initiator family protein — its product is MNHGPRIYNSLSPEEQRARLRRKQAKLEKETHRKRLNVIMAVFAIIFVALGVQIAIKISQTGRLNNQVQAEKQTLTKVKNKRNDLETEKQDLKDPNYVAKLIRYKFYYSKSNEKIYNVHERNDDN
- a CDS encoding RNA-binding S4 domain-containing protein codes for the protein MRIDKFLKVSRLVKRRTVAKEMADQGRIKVNGRVVKSSYDVKIDDIIEVGYGAKTIKAKVLNIRETTKKAEASELYELVD